One region of Bacterioplanoides sp. SCSIO 12839 genomic DNA includes:
- a CDS encoding LysR family transcriptional regulator yields MDHDLLKTFVEVSKTRHFGKAAENLYLTQAAVSSRVRQLESQLSVQLFFRQRNNIHLTPAGEKLLPLADASLTLAQRIKQEVAIAEEQEQQIAIGATPNIWDAFLQAELGNLFTRFPGTAIRAEAHAAMNIARQLLERTLDIAITFDAPKVDEIKSVELLELPLYMVSTSQNCTIDQAFAGNYVLVDWGTMFNVQHARTFKDAPSAILKTNTGRIALDFLLSNGGSAYLPESLAQPYFETNQLSKVIDTPIINRTVYASMADNPQRHESYLDVINALKGVQPEVAESLSP; encoded by the coding sequence ATGGATCACGATTTACTGAAAACCTTTGTGGAAGTGTCGAAAACCCGACATTTTGGTAAGGCAGCAGAGAACCTGTACCTTACCCAGGCCGCAGTCAGTTCAAGGGTTCGTCAGCTGGAATCTCAACTCAGCGTGCAACTGTTCTTCCGCCAACGCAATAATATCCACCTGACCCCTGCTGGAGAGAAGTTATTGCCTCTGGCCGACGCCAGCCTGACACTGGCACAACGAATCAAACAAGAAGTCGCCATCGCAGAAGAGCAGGAACAACAAATCGCCATTGGTGCAACGCCGAATATCTGGGATGCCTTTTTACAGGCCGAACTTGGCAACCTGTTTACCCGTTTTCCGGGAACCGCGATTCGGGCAGAAGCTCATGCGGCAATGAATATTGCCCGTCAGTTGCTGGAACGAACACTGGATATCGCCATTACCTTTGATGCACCTAAGGTTGATGAAATAAAAAGTGTCGAACTGCTGGAGCTGCCCCTATATATGGTCAGCACTAGCCAGAATTGCACGATTGATCAGGCATTCGCTGGCAACTACGTACTGGTCGACTGGGGTACCATGTTTAATGTACAACACGCCCGCACTTTTAAAGATGCACCGTCAGCTATTTTAAAAACCAACACCGGCCGGATTGCACTGGATTTTCTGCTGAGTAATGGCGGCAGTGCGTATCTCCCTGAAAGTTTGGCCCAACCCTATTTCGAAACCAACCAACTATCCAAAGTGATTGATACCCCGATCATCAATCGCACGGTGTACGCCAGCATGGCGGATAACCCACAACGGCATGAAAGTTATTTAGACGTTATTAATGCACTGAAAGGCGTTCAACCTGAAGTTGCTGAGTCTCTGTCGCCGTAA
- a CDS encoding LysR family transcriptional regulator — MNAFNRLDIRQLRTLHYLLREQNVSRVADQLGVTQQAVSDQLKKLRITFNDRLFIRRGNGIAPTPFAEALQPKVINALNALEQLVEPLVFDPTTVSSTFTISCTDLEQKTILPYLLQQLRKEAPQLKLAVKTLNLDQLGTELLNGEVDLVITNPLFAPASYPAQTLYREQYVCVASCHNRLIRPYMTVAEVAKIPQLVVSPSRGDFTGAAQQWFEKQGHPRNVVLSVPTFTAAKAAIAETDLCGFIPARLLPDPELKAISLDRDMPGFDVIAVWHQRSSQDALHQWLRDKLAGLFNT, encoded by the coding sequence GTGAATGCTTTTAACCGCCTGGATATCCGCCAGCTCCGCACCCTTCACTATCTGCTGCGCGAACAAAACGTGTCACGCGTCGCCGATCAGCTGGGGGTTACCCAGCAGGCAGTCAGCGACCAGCTGAAGAAGTTGCGGATTACCTTTAACGATCGGCTGTTTATCCGCCGGGGTAATGGCATTGCCCCCACGCCGTTTGCTGAAGCGCTGCAACCTAAGGTGATCAATGCCTTAAATGCCCTGGAGCAGCTGGTTGAGCCTCTGGTGTTTGATCCGACCACGGTCAGCAGTACCTTCACCATCAGTTGTACCGATCTGGAACAAAAAACCATCCTGCCTTATTTGCTGCAGCAACTGCGTAAAGAAGCCCCCCAACTGAAACTGGCAGTAAAAACCCTTAACCTCGATCAACTCGGCACCGAGCTGTTAAATGGCGAAGTTGATCTGGTCATCACCAACCCCTTATTTGCGCCAGCAAGCTATCCCGCTCAAACCCTCTACCGGGAACAATATGTTTGTGTTGCCTCTTGTCATAACCGCCTGATCCGGCCTTATATGACGGTGGCTGAGGTCGCAAAAATTCCACAGTTAGTGGTATCGCCATCGCGGGGGGATTTCACCGGAGCTGCGCAACAGTGGTTTGAAAAACAAGGGCACCCACGTAACGTGGTGTTGTCCGTTCCTACTTTTACTGCTGCAAAAGCCGCCATTGCAGAAACCGACCTGTGTGGTTTTATTCCGGCTCGGTTATTACCCGACCCGGAATTAAAGGCAATTTCGCTCGATCGTGATATGCCAGGTTTTGATGTGATTGCCGTATGGCATCAGCGTTCGTCTCAGGATGCGTTACACCAATGGTTACGGGATAAGTTGGCAGGGCTATTTAATACATAA
- the maoP gene encoding DUF413 domain-containing protein: MDIKSDNLTPYYDDLHFPNGFARSGHFTIKQAELLSRYGRRLSAIWRGEASPEGPVEEQFKLFCEGQKSVESEYEKAWQSYLEAIQQINRYIKAS; this comes from the coding sequence ATGGATATTAAAAGCGACAATCTCACACCGTATTACGATGATCTCCACTTTCCGAATGGCTTTGCCAGAAGCGGCCACTTCACAATCAAACAGGCTGAACTACTGAGTCGTTATGGCCGCCGTTTATCGGCGATATGGAGAGGCGAAGCCAGCCCGGAAGGACCGGTTGAAGAGCAATTTAAGTTGTTCTGTGAGGGCCAGAAAAGCGTGGAATCGGAATATGAGAAAGCCTGGCAAAGTTATCTTGAAGCGATCCAACAAATTAATCGTTACATCAAAGCAAGTTGA
- a CDS encoding oxidoreductase, whose translation MNEDFYVVARESGAENPSLPTWASRVENPVRLDDDYDVSQISRREVPDVPGAYQLLNVLSRQETQRLIEASEALGYLKDAAVSLPREIRHNDNVTWVTDETTDTLLWQRVAHLAEQKLDIFNGKKPLGINARFRFYRYQSGDYFQFHTDGDWPGSRVINNELITNAYPDRYSQMTFLIFLSEDFEGGATRFLVNADDPGKPARRGDNVQEMDVRTPAGSVLCFPHGMHPLHCVHSSETIRSGVKYIIRTDMLFEL comes from the coding sequence ATGAACGAAGATTTTTATGTGGTTGCCCGCGAATCGGGTGCTGAAAATCCCAGTTTGCCAACCTGGGCGAGCCGTGTGGAAAACCCGGTTCGCCTTGATGACGATTACGATGTCAGCCAGATTTCGCGCCGTGAAGTGCCCGATGTACCGGGGGCTTATCAGCTGCTTAATGTGTTGTCGCGCCAGGAAACACAGCGCTTGATTGAAGCGAGCGAAGCGTTGGGATATTTAAAAGATGCCGCGGTATCGTTACCGCGGGAAATTCGCCATAACGATAATGTCACCTGGGTGACGGATGAAACAACAGATACGTTACTCTGGCAACGGGTTGCTCATTTAGCCGAACAAAAACTGGATATTTTTAATGGCAAAAAGCCGTTAGGGATTAATGCCCGTTTCCGTTTTTATCGTTATCAGAGTGGTGATTATTTTCAGTTTCATACCGATGGTGACTGGCCGGGCTCGCGTGTCATTAATAATGAATTAATTACCAATGCCTATCCGGATCGTTATAGTCAGATGACGTTTCTGATATTTCTGAGTGAAGACTTTGAAGGTGGAGCAACCCGCTTTTTAGTGAATGCCGATGATCCCGGCAAGCCAGCGCGTCGTGGTGATAATGTTCAGGAAATGGATGTGCGCACACCGGCAGGCAGCGTATTGTGCTTTCCTCACGGCATGCACCCATTACATTGTGTGCACAGCTCAGAAACGATTCGCAGCGGGGTTAAATATATTATCCGCACGGATATGTTGTTTGAGCTGTAG
- a CDS encoding AraC family transcriptional regulator has product MSKYHFSSIEEHHKTVGIRLPEHPLFDVIRISSNEVNQELTCQSELTISTDFYSISLKKITAGEIHYGRTQYDCSSGTMLFMAPRQEVSTSGVKVESSAVTILIHEDFVHGHPIMERLLKYRFFDYSTHEALHVSPNEENQIMSLIEAIESENQNNRDEFTKELILSQIDTILRYADRFYHRQFLLRKENNVSTLSQFEAVFDDLLSANDGIPEIDEVANALNMTSRYLSDSLKAETGKTAKENIHLKLIDVAKDLLLASNDSVATIAYQIGFEYPQYFARLFKKKVGMTPTEYRQHH; this is encoded by the coding sequence ATGAGTAAATACCATTTTTCCTCAATAGAAGAGCATCATAAAACAGTCGGGATCCGTCTTCCGGAGCACCCACTGTTTGATGTAATTCGTATTTCCAGTAACGAGGTCAATCAGGAGCTTACCTGCCAGTCTGAGCTAACGATCAGTACAGATTTTTATTCGATCTCCCTGAAAAAGATTACAGCCGGAGAGATTCATTATGGCCGTACTCAATACGATTGCTCCAGCGGAACAATGTTGTTCATGGCACCTCGCCAGGAAGTTTCAACGTCAGGAGTAAAAGTAGAATCCAGTGCGGTCACTATTCTGATTCATGAAGACTTTGTTCATGGTCATCCGATTATGGAACGCTTACTTAAATATCGTTTCTTCGACTACTCCACTCACGAAGCCTTACATGTTTCCCCGAATGAAGAAAATCAGATCATGAGCCTGATTGAGGCCATTGAATCTGAAAACCAGAATAATCGTGATGAGTTTACTAAAGAACTGATTCTGTCACAGATCGATACCATTCTGCGTTACGCTGATCGCTTCTATCATCGTCAGTTTCTGCTGAGAAAAGAAAATAACGTATCGACGTTATCTCAGTTTGAAGCTGTCTTTGATGACCTGCTGTCAGCCAATGACGGCATTCCCGAAATTGATGAAGTTGCCAATGCGCTGAATATGACCAGTCGTTATCTGAGCGATTCGCTGAAAGCGGAAACCGGAAAAACAGCTAAAGAAAATATTCATCTTAAACTGATCGACGTTGCTAAAGATTTGTTATTAGCCTCTAACGATTCCGTGGCCACCATTGCCTATCAAATAGGATTTGAATACCCGCAATATTTTGCGCGCCTGTTTAAAAAGAAAGTGGGGATGACTCCCACCGAGTACCGTCAACACCACTAG
- a CDS encoding RimK/LysX family protein, translated as MEALVKDKLIIGALENCSLPDLSINKLQIRVDTGAQTSSLHVDDIIQEESDDKVGVSFSIHPDIYDVEKTIRCWAPIVDVRSIKSSNGESEERFVIRTRIVLGTVDKNIEVTLTDRSEMSYRMLFGRQGMGNDFLVDPAQTFLHP; from the coding sequence ATGGAAGCGTTAGTGAAAGACAAATTGATTATCGGAGCACTGGAAAATTGCAGCCTACCAGACTTGTCGATTAACAAGTTACAGATACGTGTCGATACCGGAGCACAAACTTCGTCCTTACACGTTGATGATATTATTCAGGAAGAGTCTGACGACAAAGTAGGCGTAAGTTTTTCTATTCACCCGGATATTTATGATGTGGAGAAAACGATTCGTTGTTGGGCGCCAATTGTGGATGTTCGCTCGATCAAATCTTCAAATGGCGAGTCAGAAGAACGTTTCGTTATTCGCACCAGAATTGTATTGGGCACGGTTGATAAAAATATCGAAGTCACTTTAACCGACCGTTCTGAAATGAGTTATAGGATGTTATTCGGACGTCAGGGAATGGGGAATGATTTTCTGGTGGATCCGGCGCAAACATTTTTGCACCCATAA
- a CDS encoding NAD(P)/FAD-dependent oxidoreductase, with the protein MTEHASEFSQHTDVLIIGAGVSGIGLAYYLQRDQPNKQFTILESRQDIGGTWDLFRYPGIRSDSDLYTFGYEFKPWKSPKAIADAGTIMDYLREAVDENQLKKKIRFNSKVISANWSSQDAHWKVEIQNTETGKRHVMTASWLFSAAGYYNYEQGFMPEFNGRDNFKGQIIHPQHWPEDLDYQGKKVVVIGSGATAVTLVPAMAEKAQHVTMLQRTPTYVVSLPTEDPIANLIKKIFPEALAYKMIRSKNINLSRWWWRFCQRFPNAARKLIRAGTKKLLPENYPVDTHFNPPYNPWDQRLCAVTDGDLFESVSNGDASIVTDHIDTFTEKGLLLKSGKELEADIIITATGLNVQLFGGIDYRVDNKPIQYRDTVAYKSLMLSGVPNFAYAIGYTNSSWTLKIGLICEHLCRIMQHMTETQQDVCQADLPDPDMPTRPLLDFGAGYVQRVIDTLPRRGMTAPWDVAMDYKVDEKNLRHGPVTDECLHFYKKEGYAAQHIDTTSAKQESREAIA; encoded by the coding sequence ATGACTGAACATGCTTCAGAGTTCTCACAACACACCGACGTACTGATCATTGGCGCTGGCGTTTCCGGTATTGGGCTGGCTTATTATTTACAGCGCGATCAGCCGAACAAACAGTTTACTATCCTCGAGTCTCGCCAGGACATCGGTGGCACCTGGGATTTATTCCGTTATCCGGGGATTCGTTCGGACTCCGACCTGTACACCTTTGGTTATGAATTCAAGCCCTGGAAAAGCCCTAAGGCCATTGCCGATGCCGGCACCATCATGGATTACCTGCGCGAAGCGGTCGATGAAAATCAACTGAAGAAAAAAATCCGCTTTAACAGCAAAGTGATTTCGGCTAACTGGTCGAGTCAGGACGCACACTGGAAGGTTGAAATTCAGAATACCGAAACCGGCAAACGTCATGTGATGACGGCCAGCTGGTTATTTTCTGCGGCGGGTTATTACAACTATGAACAGGGCTTTATGCCGGAGTTTAATGGCCGTGACAATTTTAAAGGCCAGATTATTCACCCGCAGCACTGGCCTGAAGATCTGGATTATCAGGGTAAAAAAGTCGTGGTAATTGGTAGTGGTGCCACTGCCGTAACATTAGTGCCTGCAATGGCTGAAAAAGCGCAACACGTCACCATGCTGCAACGCACACCAACGTACGTTGTCAGCCTGCCAACCGAAGACCCGATTGCCAACCTGATCAAAAAGATATTTCCCGAAGCCTTAGCGTACAAAATGATACGCAGTAAAAACATCAACCTCAGTCGTTGGTGGTGGCGTTTTTGCCAGCGTTTTCCGAACGCAGCACGCAAATTAATTCGTGCTGGCACCAAAAAATTATTACCAGAAAACTATCCGGTTGATACCCATTTTAATCCGCCCTACAACCCCTGGGATCAACGACTGTGTGCCGTCACCGATGGTGATTTATTTGAGTCGGTGAGTAATGGCGATGCGTCCATCGTGACGGATCATATCGACACCTTTACCGAAAAAGGCCTGTTATTAAAATCCGGTAAAGAACTGGAAGCCGATATTATCATCACCGCCACCGGCCTCAATGTGCAGCTGTTTGGTGGCATTGATTATCGCGTTGATAACAAACCCATTCAATATCGGGATACCGTCGCCTACAAAAGCCTGATGCTCAGCGGCGTACCAAACTTTGCCTATGCCATTGGTTACACCAACTCATCATGGACATTAAAAATCGGCCTGATCTGCGAACATCTGTGCCGCATCATGCAACACATGACAGAAACCCAACAAGATGTTTGCCAGGCGGACTTACCCGACCCGGATATGCCGACCCGACCATTATTGGATTTTGGTGCCGGTTATGTGCAGCGCGTCATTGATACGTTGCCCCGCCGTGGAATGACAGCCCCTTGGGATGTTGCCATGGATTACAAAGTCGATGAAAAAAATCTGCGCCACGGCCCGGTGACTGACGAGTGCCTGCACTTTTATAAAAAAGAGGGGTATGCCGCGCAACACATCGACACGACATCGGCTAAGCAAGAATCCAGAGAGGCTATCGCTTAG
- the katG gene encoding catalase/peroxidase HPI, producing the protein MENHGNSTGQCPVMHGSNTSSSTSNTAWWPNALNLDILHQHDHKTNPLGDDFNYAEAFKKLDLEAVKRDLKALMTNSQNWWPADWGHYGGLFIRMAWHAAGSYRVADGRGGANTGNQRFAPLNSWPDNGNLDKARRLLWPIKKQYGNAISWADLMILAGNMAYESMGFKTFGFAGGREDIWHPEKDTYWGSEKNWLQESGGEGTRYAGEDRSENGLENPLAAVMMGLIYVNPEGVDGKPDPLKTAQDMRTTFARMAMNDEETVALTAGGHTVGKAHGNGDAANLGADPEGADIHEQGFGWMNHKSRGIGRDTVTSGIEGAWTSNPTQWDNGYFDLLFKYDWELTQSPAGAHQWQPVNIAESDMPADVEDASIRTMPMMTDADMALKMDPEYRKISERFRDDQDYFEDVFARAWFKLTHRDMGPISRYLGADVPSEELIWQDPIPAGNADLSTADVDDLKAQILASDLTVSELVATAWDSARTFRGSDFRGGANGARIRLAPQKDWAGNEPERLQKVLAVLEGIRVSSGKDVSLADLIVLGGSAAIEKAAKDAGVTVEVPFAAGRGDASDAQTDAESFAPLEPVHDGFRNWQKEHYAVMPEEMLLDRAQLLGLSAPEMTVLIGGLRVLGTNHGGSAHGVFTDNIGALSNDFFVNLTDMSYRWEPTGRNSYNIVERDSGATKWTATRVDLVFGSNSILRAYAEVYAQDDNKEKFVADFVKAWVKVMNADRFDLK; encoded by the coding sequence ATGGAAAATCACGGTAATTCCACCGGCCAATGCCCGGTTATGCACGGCAGTAACACATCGTCTTCCACCAGCAACACCGCCTGGTGGCCCAATGCCTTAAACCTCGACATCCTGCATCAGCACGACCACAAAACGAACCCTCTCGGTGATGACTTTAACTATGCCGAAGCCTTCAAAAAGCTGGACCTCGAAGCGGTCAAACGCGACTTAAAAGCGCTTATGACCAACAGCCAGAACTGGTGGCCAGCCGACTGGGGCCATTACGGCGGTTTATTTATTCGCATGGCCTGGCATGCAGCAGGCTCTTATCGCGTGGCCGATGGTCGTGGCGGTGCCAACACAGGCAATCAGCGTTTTGCACCACTCAATAGCTGGCCGGATAACGGCAACCTCGACAAAGCCCGCCGTCTGTTATGGCCAATTAAAAAACAATACGGCAACGCAATTTCCTGGGCCGACCTGATGATTCTGGCAGGCAATATGGCGTATGAATCCATGGGCTTTAAAACCTTTGGTTTTGCCGGTGGCCGTGAAGATATCTGGCACCCGGAAAAAGACACCTACTGGGGTTCAGAGAAAAACTGGCTGCAGGAAAGTGGCGGTGAAGGTACCCGTTATGCGGGCGAAGATCGCTCTGAAAACGGCTTAGAAAACCCGTTAGCTGCGGTAATGATGGGCCTGATTTATGTGAACCCAGAAGGCGTAGACGGCAAGCCCGATCCATTAAAAACCGCTCAGGATATGCGCACTACTTTTGCACGTATGGCGATGAATGATGAAGAAACCGTTGCCTTAACCGCAGGCGGCCACACTGTTGGTAAAGCCCACGGCAATGGTGATGCCGCGAATCTGGGAGCCGATCCGGAAGGGGCCGATATTCACGAACAAGGTTTCGGCTGGATGAACCATAAAAGCCGTGGCATTGGTCGTGATACCGTCACCAGCGGCATCGAAGGTGCCTGGACCAGCAACCCAACCCAATGGGATAACGGCTATTTTGATCTGCTGTTTAAATACGACTGGGAATTAACCCAAAGCCCAGCCGGAGCACACCAGTGGCAACCGGTGAACATTGCAGAAAGCGATATGCCTGCAGACGTTGAAGACGCCAGCATCCGCACCATGCCAATGATGACCGATGCCGATATGGCATTAAAAATGGATCCGGAATACCGCAAAATTTCAGAGCGTTTCCGTGATGATCAGGATTATTTCGAAGACGTATTTGCCCGCGCCTGGTTTAAATTAACCCACCGCGACATGGGCCCAATTTCGCGTTATTTAGGCGCGGATGTACCGTCAGAAGAACTGATCTGGCAAGACCCAATTCCGGCTGGCAATGCCGATTTAAGCACCGCCGATGTGGATGACTTAAAAGCACAAATCCTGGCATCAGATCTGACGGTATCCGAACTGGTCGCAACAGCCTGGGACAGCGCCCGTACCTTCCGTGGCTCCGACTTCCGTGGCGGTGCTAATGGTGCACGCATTCGCTTAGCGCCACAAAAAGACTGGGCAGGTAACGAGCCAGAACGCCTGCAAAAAGTGCTCGCTGTGTTAGAAGGCATTCGTGTAAGCAGCGGCAAAGACGTGAGTCTGGCCGATTTAATTGTGCTGGGTGGCAGCGCCGCCATTGAAAAAGCGGCAAAAGACGCCGGCGTTACGGTTGAAGTACCGTTTGCTGCCGGGCGTGGTGATGCCAGCGATGCACAAACCGATGCCGAATCATTCGCACCACTGGAACCGGTACACGATGGTTTCCGTAACTGGCAAAAAGAGCACTACGCCGTGATGCCAGAAGAGATGTTATTAGATCGCGCTCAGCTACTGGGCTTATCAGCACCAGAAATGACGGTATTAATTGGTGGCCTGCGCGTGCTGGGCACCAACCACGGTGGCAGTGCGCATGGCGTATTCACCGATAATATTGGTGCGCTGAGCAACGACTTCTTCGTCAACTTAACCGATATGTCGTATCGCTGGGAGCCAACCGGCCGTAACTCTTACAACATTGTTGAACGGGATTCCGGCGCGACGAAATGGACCGCCACCCGGGTGGACCTGGTGTTTGGATCTAACTCAATTCTGCGCGCTTACGCCGAGGTGTATGCCCAAGACGACAACAAAGAAAAGTTTGTTGCCGACTTTGTCAAAGCCTGGGTCAAAGTGATGAACGCTGATCGGTTTGATTTGAAATAA
- a CDS encoding aldehyde dehydrogenase has translation MSDFLISTNPLNNEEVGRVPIASQQDVLAVVDQAKRAQTVWAQHPLQQRVEMLTKAYQQLEPLHPELTRLISLEMGKDQRRAHYEAGGAMANAPYMARETAEAFEPKQIAVSSQIQYQPLGVVGLISPWNYPLAMANNLLIPALIAGNSVVLKPSENTPLVADVFVKALQQQLPEGVLQIIHGEGDVGRMLVQADINMIAFTGSVAAGRDIMANAAGGLKRLVMELGGNDPMIVMAGADLHAAARFAVASSFENAGQMCTSTERIYVDHRVADHFRELVVQIAGQYRVGGWNEPGVNIGPLVNAKQHQNVLAQLQDAKNKGAEFLLGDADYPLPFIQPTVVDGMTPDMQLEQLETFGPVVAMSTVDSMDEAIRRANDSVYGLGAVVFGGSGAAEVADQLQAGMVSVNGGVGGPGDSPWVGAKHSGFGYHGSAEGHRQFTQIRVMNY, from the coding sequence ATGAGTGACTTTTTAATTTCTACCAACCCACTGAATAACGAGGAAGTGGGGCGGGTACCGATTGCGTCCCAACAGGATGTCCTGGCAGTGGTTGATCAGGCCAAACGTGCACAAACAGTATGGGCGCAACACCCTTTGCAACAACGCGTTGAAATGCTCACCAAGGCTTATCAGCAGTTAGAACCACTGCATCCGGAGCTGACCCGTTTAATCAGCCTGGAAATGGGTAAAGATCAACGTCGTGCTCATTATGAAGCCGGTGGTGCAATGGCCAATGCCCCTTATATGGCACGTGAAACGGCTGAGGCTTTTGAGCCAAAACAAATTGCTGTCAGTAGCCAGATTCAATACCAGCCTTTGGGTGTAGTTGGGTTGATCTCGCCGTGGAACTACCCGCTGGCAATGGCGAATAATCTGCTGATTCCAGCCTTAATTGCCGGAAACAGTGTGGTGCTAAAACCGTCGGAAAATACCCCATTGGTTGCCGATGTGTTTGTGAAAGCGTTGCAGCAACAGTTACCCGAAGGTGTGTTGCAGATTATTCATGGTGAAGGTGATGTTGGCCGGATGTTGGTGCAAGCCGATATTAATATGATTGCCTTTACCGGCTCGGTTGCTGCCGGACGGGATATTATGGCGAACGCCGCCGGTGGTTTAAAACGCCTGGTGATGGAGCTGGGCGGTAATGACCCGATGATTGTTATGGCGGGTGCCGATTTACACGCAGCGGCACGTTTTGCGGTTGCCAGTTCATTCGAAAATGCCGGGCAAATGTGTACATCCACCGAACGTATTTATGTGGATCATCGTGTCGCTGATCATTTCCGCGAGCTGGTAGTGCAAATTGCCGGGCAATACCGGGTTGGCGGCTGGAATGAGCCGGGTGTGAATATCGGCCCGTTGGTGAATGCCAAGCAGCACCAGAATGTGTTGGCGCAATTACAGGATGCCAAAAACAAAGGTGCTGAATTTTTATTGGGTGATGCCGATTACCCACTGCCATTTATTCAGCCGACTGTGGTGGATGGCATGACGCCGGATATGCAGCTGGAGCAATTGGAAACCTTTGGACCAGTCGTCGCCATGTCGACCGTCGACTCAATGGACGAAGCCATTCGTCGCGCGAATGATTCGGTTTATGGCTTAGGTGCGGTGGTGTTTGGTGGCTCTGGTGCCGCCGAAGTCGCTGATCAATTACAGGCGGGCATGGTATCAGTTAATGGTGGAGTGGGTGGTCCTGGCGACAGCCCCTGGGTTGGTGCCAAACACAGTGGTTTTGGCTATCACGGTTCCGCCGAAGGGCACCGTCAATTCACACAGATTCGTGTGATGAATTATTAG
- the rimK gene encoding 30S ribosomal protein S6--L-glutamate ligase — MKIGVLSRNENLYSTRRMVEEARNRGHEIDVIDTLHCYMDITSSNPSVRYHGEPLPKFDAVIPRIGASITFYGTAVVRQFEMMGTFAINESVAISRSRDKLRSLQLLSRKGVGLPRTGFANKPDNIKDLIKNVGGAPLVVKLLEGTQGIGVVLAETNKAAESIIEAFMGLKANILVQEFIKEAGGADIRCLVVGGKVVAAMKRQGAEGEFRSNLHRGGTAELVRLSKEERATAVNAAKVMGLNVCGVDILRSNHGPVVMEVNSSPGLEGIEVATGKNVAGMIIDFIEKNAKPNNTRTKGKG, encoded by the coding sequence ATGAAAATTGGCGTTTTATCCCGTAATGAAAATCTCTATTCAACCCGGCGTATGGTTGAAGAAGCACGAAATCGTGGCCACGAGATTGATGTGATTGATACCTTGCATTGCTACATGGATATTACATCGAGCAATCCGTCGGTGCGCTATCACGGTGAACCGTTACCCAAATTCGATGCGGTGATTCCGCGTATCGGTGCCTCTATTACTTTTTATGGCACAGCGGTAGTACGCCAATTTGAAATGATGGGTACGTTTGCCATCAATGAATCGGTTGCGATCAGCCGCTCCCGCGATAAATTACGTTCATTGCAGCTGTTATCCCGTAAAGGGGTAGGCCTGCCACGTACGGGATTTGCTAATAAACCAGACAACATTAAAGACTTAATTAAAAATGTTGGTGGTGCGCCTTTGGTGGTTAAACTGCTGGAAGGCACTCAGGGGATTGGTGTGGTATTGGCAGAGACGAATAAAGCAGCGGAAAGCATCATCGAGGCTTTTATGGGATTAAAGGCCAATATCCTGGTACAGGAATTTATTAAAGAAGCCGGCGGTGCCGATATTCGTTGCCTGGTGGTTGGCGGTAAGGTGGTTGCTGCCATGAAGCGTCAGGGAGCGGAAGGTGAATTCCGTTCTAATTTGCACCGTGGTGGTACAGCTGAACTGGTGCGGTTAAGTAAGGAAGAGCGTGCAACCGCCGTCAACGCCGCTAAGGTTATGGGACTGAATGTTTGTGGTGTGGATATTTTGCGTTCTAATCATGGGCCGGTGGTCATGGAAGTGAACTCTTCACCTGGCCTGGAAGGTATCGAAGTGGCAACCGGTAAAAATGTAGCCGGGATGATCATCGATTTTATTGAAAAAAATGCTAAGCCCAATAACACCCGAACCAAAGGTAAAGGCTGA